AAACGGGCAACTATTTATTTTGATCCGGATCTGCATAAGGCGTTGCGGCTGAAAGCAGCGGAAACTTCCCGCTCAATAACCGAGCTTGTTAACCAAGCCGTCCGGGAAGCTCTGTCA
The genomic region above belongs to Desulfobacterales bacterium and contains:
- a CDS encoding CopG family transcriptional regulator, yielding MATQTKRATIYFDPDLHKALRLKAAETSRSITELVNQAVREALSEDAEDLAAFDERKGEPLISYDEMVKRLKKNGRI